The genomic stretch TggaaagaaaagaacaaaaatacAAATGTTTGTAAATTGTAAGAGTCAACAGACACCTCCTTTCTACtcaacaaaaatattttttatcaCAAAACTTCCACCTCTACAACATAAGATGAAATGAGCATTATTCAATAGAATGAGGATGCTGAAATCCAACTACACcagaaaaaaatattttaaaatcaCCAAATAGTTGGCAAGAAGCTCGATAAATGGCATGAAAATATAAAGTAAATAAAATAGTTACATACCAAAGCTTGAATTGATATAATATAGGAATATGAACTTACTTCTTATTAATCTTATCAAACTCTGCCAAAAGAAGGTCCATTCCTTTCTTGTCATTTCTCAATAAGGGTTTTTTTAAATCCTTTTCAATTTTGTCCAATGCATCAATCATCAAAGCCTCAGCTCCGAGATTATCTATAAGACCTCTCCTGAAAAAAAGAGTGTACCAACATATATGAGTCGATGTGATTAGAGCCGAATGTACCCTTATGCAAGGGGTGTTTGTATCACATTGCCTTTTCTTTCAGTAGTGTGTGTATAACATAAGCACACACAAAAGTTTAAACATGACAACTAATCGGGCAAATAATAATAACTTCTAACAATTTTAAGAGCTACAGGTTTAAAAAAAGCACTTAGACAAAATAAAAAGGTAAACTGAATAGGAATATCATATTACATATCAGCTATCTACAATTGACAACATTGACAAGATAAAGATTTTTttgttgaaaaaaaaaagtattataatgagaaaaataataactaaaacaacagcaacaacaacatgTGGTACTTATAGGTATGCATAACATCTAGTTACAAAATGGAGAGTAGTATAGAACATCGCGTACTTGGATCTTATTTCCTTCAAGGTCAAAAGATAAGTTCGAGCATCAGGAATATCGTGCGTCGCTAAATCAATGGTTTCTAAGATATCTTGGGACTCTGACAAGAGGTTTGCCCTGCAAAATGCACAGCACAATGTAGGCAAAACATTATTGAAGTATTGtaaaaaaccaaaacaaaaaGTTTGAAAGATTACAAGAAGCTGGTAAATATACTAAAAAAAAGACTGGTAAAAACAAGGTAAAGGAGAAACTCACTTCTCTCTGATCGTTTTCATGACCTTTGCATAATGAGAAACAGCAGTTGGGTCCTCTGGAGCTAGAGTGATCTTCTCCTTTTTTAATATTCCAATGGCTGTCTCAAATTTGTTCTTCACCTCCAGATAAACATTCTTCAGCATCTCTTTTAGCATTCAAATAAGAGTATATTGTCAGAAAGACACATGAAAAAAGCACAAAAGTTCTACTGAAAATCAGAGTGCTTATTCGTTTATATCTTCTGCATTAAACCAGCTAAAGGTGCACAAACGCGCAGAAACAAACTATTGAATCAAGCCCCAACATGCCTATGGCTGTCTCAGTCCCAAAATCCATGAGTACATAcaataaagaaaatgaaaaaaataaataaatacaacCCTAAACTATAGGAGAACTCACCATCTCCCTTAAGGGCAGGAAGTTCAGACCCTTTAGCATAGTGACGAACCGGAACAGCAAACTCCCTTTGCAGAAGAATTTGACTACCATACAGCTATAACAAAAAGTAGAAAATTAGGCACAATTCAGGAGAATCAGAGTAACTAGATTACAGAACATAATTCATATCAAACGGTAATTACATTCAGCCAGTTTATTCAATTTCAATCATTGCAATGAAACCCAATATAACTCGAAAATAATCAATTATATACAGTGGCAATGACGTTGATGGATTATCGAACAGTTCTAGCTAGATGCACATAATCGTAATACGCGATGGTAAAAACTAATAACCTAATTTTCCAAAAGGAATCAACAAATGAGATCCAAACACTCTTAATCGAACGAAAAATCATCAAATATGTATTTTCTGAAAAACACAATCTGTTGAGATCCGGATATTTCAGTTTACAAGAGCAAACTCGGAAATCGGAATATGAAAAATGAATGCAATCGATGGCGAGAATCGGTAGGTAGTAGGAAGAGAAGAAATGAGGACAAACCAATCTGGATTTGGATGCGATGCGAGAAGCGAGTGCCATGGCTGATGAGCTTTCTCTCTCTGAGATGCGTTTAGGGCTTTCTCTGTGTTTCGCTTTGATGCCGTTGTTCTCTCTTAGCGTCTATTGAAATTGAGAAGAGATTCACAAAGGTAAGGTGCACTCTATTCCCGATGAATAGGTTTTACCTTTTCTCAGCCGTTCGATACTATGTTGATGCTtattctaatttttttttttattaattttaaatattaagTTAATTAATATGTAAGTAGAAGTACACTAGATTAACGAATATATTTATAAAtagaatttaattgaaatacacgGACAATGTAAAAAAAATTTATACCGTTACTTAATCCAATATATTGAATATTGAAATAAgtttaacttttattttaaaaacctataaaataatgcaaacgaatgatgatgatgaatcgacggtgtaaatCTTTTTACATTAACAGTGTATAGTAATTATTCTCTTATAAATATTGTTgataattttaataatttaaaatatattgATATGAATAATTTTATATTAATTGTGTTTGTAATTTAAAATATAAATCAATTTTTATGTGTTTATAGTAttgtttaattatttaattatttagaataaaaagtatataaaaataataaataaataaaatatattatttataagTGATGTCAAATCAGTAATTGAAATAAAAAACATAAGTAGAGTTGtgaaattaaaatagaaaaaaaaaacataactAAGAGTTAAAAATTGAATGAGAGGAATAAAATTATAAACAATATGGATTAAGTAATAACATATAAATATCGCAATATTATCGATTTTTCTTCGATGTTCATTATCCATAGTCAATAGATACATATTGCTGCAGAGAGATTGACCATTACAGAGAAAGGTTGAGTGTTGCAGTGAGGTTGAGTGTTGCAGAGGTTAAGTATTGCAGAGGGTAAGTGTTGTAtgtaggggtggcaaaacggaCTCGCCCTGCggggcatgcccgttttgcccgcacttttgtgcggggcgggccaaggatttaggccctcaccctcaaatgtgtccgccctgccccgccccatttttttcacgggcttttgcgggcacgtgtatttacataaatttttgcatttttaggcttaaagagtgcagtgctcgcgggctttccccgccccgccctcacttttttgcgggaTGAGTCTAAGTTTTAGGTCtgcatcctcaactatgaccgctCCGCCCCGCCCCCGTTTTTTTgtgggcttttgcggggcggccctaaacggggcgggcatgcccgtttgccacccctaattGTATGTATTGAGTGTTGCGGATATTGAGTGTTGCAGATATTGAGTGTTGTAGACGTTGAGTGTTGCAGAGGTTGATTTGTTGCAATATTTATAGATGAGATAGGTTGGCAAGTTACAGCATGATGTATAAGTGTAGGCGTTATTGGGAATGACGCATGCCTTTTATTTTTGCATGCATGTGAGGATGCGTCAAAGGTAAGGGCGCATGCCTTTTACTTTTGCATGCATGTGAGGATGCGCCAAAGGTAAGGGCGCATGGATTGCTTTATGCATGTGATCAAGCGCCATTGGTAAGGGCACATGTCTTGTCTTGTTAGGGCAGAAGCATCTTTGCAGAGAATCATGCAGGCACATGTCTTGCCTTATTAGGGCAGAAGAATCTTGCAAACGTCATTGGTAGCGGCGCTTGCCTTGTCTTGTCTCTGCATGAAATCCTGCAGATTCTTTACATGATCAGTACACTTGCATTATCTTATGTGTGTGTTGCCTTCACCATCTATCCTATTTAAATGCATGTTAATATGTGATTGATGCATTCACCATCAAACACTAAACttacattttaaaaaaaatgtcttcatcaccacattacatgatcagtgcccatacCGATGGTGAAATATTTGAGTGTCACTTATTCGGTTTTTATTTTCGCAACACAGaagtaactcggtttacaataaatcgacgatcaaatttttcatatttgaaacaaagaatagaaaagaaattgcagtgtaGTCAGGTGGGACAAAACATCTACAAAAATCTGATGTTCTTTGCAAACAACCAATTAAAGTTTTATCAGttgaagattcgagatgatgacgatgttcaacatatgtttcTCAGTCATGAATAATCTGGGTATAATGATATAGAGTTATATATATTAACACAACAAAATCAATTGTCTCAATTCGTTGATCtgtcacaagtgttttgtgaaactgatgacgacgaacaagctgaagtcaatgttgttgatgaggaagaagaagaagtcgagttattggttgattcaatggtgaatgatgatgaagaaaAAGAGTCATTACCAATTATTCATGTATATTctccacctcaacacatgacaagcttTGAATTTGGGTGCAGATGAACCTTCTTCAGATATATTTGACAATCCTTATGTGCGaattcaaggatcattgaaagaaGGAGACACATTTCGTACAAAAGAAGATTGTGTCAAATTcattaaaaagtatcacatggaATTATCAATTGATTATAGGGTTGATCGAACTAATGCAACGAGGTATAAGATTTATTGTCGAAATGAATTCTTCCTGTTTCGGTTGTCAGCATCTTACCAGAAGAGGAGTGATTCTTGCGAGATTAGTTCTATGGGTCCAGTTCATACATGCTTAATCACAAATCTAATGCAAGACCATCGCAAACTCAGCTCTCAGTTAATATGCGATAAAATTTTGTCTGTCATTAGCAAaaatccgtcgttaaaggtgagtacaataatctcgcatattatAACACAATACAACTATACTTCATCATACAAGAAGGCCTTGATAGCTATGATTAAGGCGgttgaaaaagtgtttggaaattgggaggagtcttacaaacaacttccaaaatacttggtgGATCTTAAACATTATGATCCAGGGACTATTGTCAATTTGGAAACGTTGTCGACGTATACCCCAGACGGGACTTGTACTATTGGTAATGGAATAATCCACCGactcttctgggcgtatcaaccatgc from Lathyrus oleraceus cultivar Zhongwan6 chromosome 7, CAAS_Psat_ZW6_1.0, whole genome shotgun sequence encodes the following:
- the LOC127106130 gene encoding probable ATP synthase 24 kDa subunit, mitochondrial yields the protein MALASRIASKSRLLYGSQILLQREFAVPVRHYAKGSELPALKGDEMLKNVYLEVKNKFETAIGILKKEKITLAPEDPTAVSHYAKVMKTIREKANLLSESQDILETIDLATHDIPDARTYLLTLKEIRSKRGLIDNLGAEALMIDALDKIEKDLKKPLLRNDKKGMDLLLAEFDKINKKLGIQKQELPKLEEDLELKIAKAQLEELKKDVVEAIETQQKKEEFKDEAGAVDVKSLDIRNFL